One part of the Pannonibacter sp. XCT-53 genome encodes these proteins:
- a CDS encoding BCD family MFS transporter, which yields MEQHPNDLQAETGTASREPQDGPASLAAAAPGLSWLSILRLGLVQASLGAIVVLTNSTLNRVMIVELALAALVPGCLVGLHYGVQLSRPLWGHRSDVGASRTRWILGGLALLATSGTAAAATTLLFEISFAAGLAAATLAYALIGIGIGASGTSLLALMARQTAPERRASAATLTWMLMIAGIVVTSIATSAHLEPYSHQRLVAVTAVTGLVALALSALALVGLEKRGDPQMPQDRRPTASFARSAAEVWQDREARWLTLFVFLSMLAYATQDLILEPFAGLLFGMTPAETTRLSGLQHGGVLLGMACVGVAGGLFSRKRPGLLKMFIVTGCLGSGLALAGLACAALLAPAWPLEATVFLLGLMNGTFSVAAIGTMMVLAGAGKTANEGMRMGVWGAAQALSFGLGGLAGTVVLTLGRWTLSGDGPAFALVFVFEAALFLGSAAIALGIGGLSATPAGGRAADRPARFGAALPAE from the coding sequence ATGGAACAGCATCCGAACGATCTCCAGGCCGAGACCGGCACGGCATCCCGGGAGCCGCAGGACGGCCCGGCGAGCCTTGCGGCCGCCGCCCCCGGCCTCAGCTGGCTGTCGATCCTGCGGCTCGGGCTGGTGCAGGCCTCGCTCGGGGCCATCGTCGTCCTGACCAACTCCACGCTGAACCGTGTCATGATCGTCGAGCTGGCGCTGGCCGCGCTGGTGCCGGGCTGTCTGGTCGGGCTGCATTATGGCGTGCAGCTGTCACGGCCGCTGTGGGGCCACCGGTCCGATGTCGGCGCGTCGCGCACGCGCTGGATCCTCGGCGGCCTGGCGCTCCTGGCGACCAGCGGCACGGCAGCTGCCGCGACAACGCTGCTGTTCGAGATCAGCTTTGCAGCCGGGCTGGCGGCGGCAACCCTGGCCTACGCCCTCATCGGCATCGGCATCGGCGCCAGCGGAACCTCGCTTCTGGCGCTCATGGCACGCCAGACGGCCCCGGAGCGCCGGGCCTCGGCCGCGACGCTCACCTGGATGCTGATGATTGCGGGCATCGTGGTCACCTCGATCGCCACCAGCGCCCACCTTGAACCCTATTCGCACCAGCGGCTGGTCGCGGTCACCGCCGTGACCGGGCTGGTGGCGCTGGCCCTCTCGGCGCTGGCGCTCGTGGGCCTGGAAAAGCGCGGCGACCCGCAGATGCCGCAGGACCGGCGCCCGACTGCCTCCTTTGCCCGGAGCGCAGCAGAGGTCTGGCAGGACCGGGAAGCGCGCTGGCTCACGCTGTTCGTCTTCCTGTCGATGCTGGCCTATGCCACGCAGGATCTCATTCTCGAGCCCTTTGCCGGACTGCTGTTCGGCATGACCCCTGCGGAGACGACCCGCCTGTCCGGCCTGCAGCACGGCGGCGTCCTGCTCGGCATGGCCTGCGTCGGCGTCGCCGGCGGGCTGTTCTCGCGCAAGCGGCCGGGACTGCTCAAGATGTTCATCGTCACCGGGTGCCTCGGGTCGGGACTGGCGCTGGCCGGACTGGCCTGCGCCGCCCTGCTGGCCCCGGCCTGGCCGCTGGAGGCAACGGTCTTTCTGCTCGGCCTCATGAACGGCACGTTCTCGGTGGCCGCCATCGGCACGATGATGGTGCTGGCAGGGGCCGGAAAGACCGCCAACGAGGGCATGCGCATGGGCGTCTGGGGGGCAGCCCAGGCTCTCTCCTTCGGACTGGGCGGCCTTGCAGGGACCGTCGTGCTGACGCTTGGCCGCTGGACCCTGTCGGGTGATGGCCCTGCCTTCGCACTGGTCTTCGTCTTTGAGGCCGCGCTGTTCCTGGGTTCGGCGGCCATCGCGCTCGGCATTGGCGGACTGTCCGCCACCCCGGCGGGCGGACGCGCCGCAGACAGGCCCGCCCGCTTCGGCGCGGCCCTGCCGGCAGAATGA
- the ppsR gene encoding transcriptional regulator PpsR produces the protein MTPSSLNSDPQDPGIESDLLTTIGTRALTSLIAIGADIVGLVDQNGVLQRLHYRNRELDVYGLDRHVGKRLRDCVTSESVPKIDAMLDPSSLQRPRRGYQVNHGASGQPDLPVAYTPHVVAGFPFTIIVGREMRQQMVEQQRLVDAQIAMEADYRELRQAEARYRTVFRLSETAHVVLDGERRTVLEANAAAGQLLSVSVAALTGKPVRDLFRKQDRDRLADAIGEARHSGEPVMLAGLEATKGCAIDARLQAYREYGTTNLIMSLSATRDPATAGAQSAGPVEFNLDLLPEAALATDRSGAILAANALFLDLIHAPTHNQVLGRNASTWIGKTALELNVLLARVADERKISGFASALTDSHGEEQSVSVSARFHPASETVQFLLIPVAGSDKPALQPQATQEQAEGFASLVGKVPLKELIRESLDVVEKICIEAALDQTNNNRASAAEMLGLSRQSLYIKLRRYGLENYRPGS, from the coding sequence ATGACCCCGTCCTCGCTCAACTCCGACCCGCAGGACCCAGGCATCGAGAGTGATCTGCTGACGACGATCGGCACGCGGGCGCTGACTTCCCTCATCGCGATCGGTGCGGACATCGTCGGGCTGGTCGACCAGAATGGTGTCCTGCAGCGCCTTCATTACCGTAACCGCGAGCTGGACGTGTATGGGCTCGACCGCCACGTCGGCAAGCGGCTGCGCGACTGCGTCACCTCCGAGTCGGTGCCCAAGATCGATGCGATGCTCGATCCCTCGTCGCTGCAGCGGCCGCGTCGAGGCTATCAGGTCAACCATGGCGCCTCCGGCCAGCCGGACCTGCCGGTCGCCTACACGCCGCATGTCGTCGCCGGCTTCCCCTTCACGATCATCGTCGGCCGCGAGATGCGCCAGCAGATGGTCGAGCAGCAGCGGTTGGTCGATGCCCAGATCGCCATGGAGGCGGATTACCGGGAACTGCGGCAGGCGGAGGCCCGCTACCGCACCGTCTTCCGGCTGTCGGAGACCGCACATGTGGTCCTCGACGGCGAGCGCCGCACCGTTCTGGAGGCCAATGCCGCCGCCGGCCAGCTCCTGTCCGTGAGCGTCGCCGCGCTGACCGGCAAGCCGGTGCGCGATCTCTTCCGCAAGCAGGACCGCGACCGGCTGGCCGATGCCATCGGCGAGGCCCGGCACAGCGGCGAGCCGGTGATGCTGGCCGGCCTTGAGGCCACGAAGGGCTGCGCCATCGACGCCCGCCTGCAGGCCTACCGGGAATATGGCACGACCAACCTGATCATGAGCCTCTCGGCGACGCGCGATCCGGCAACTGCCGGCGCACAGAGCGCGGGGCCCGTGGAGTTCAATCTCGACCTGCTGCCCGAGGCCGCGCTGGCCACCGACCGCAGCGGCGCGATCCTGGCGGCCAACGCGCTGTTCCTGGATCTCATCCATGCGCCCACGCACAATCAGGTCCTCGGGCGCAACGCCTCGACCTGGATCGGCAAGACCGCGCTGGAGCTGAACGTGCTGCTTGCCCGCGTCGCCGATGAACGGAAGATCAGCGGTTTTGCCTCCGCCCTCACCGACAGCCATGGCGAGGAACAGTCGGTCTCCGTGTCCGCACGCTTCCACCCGGCGAGCGAGACGGTCCAGTTCCTGCTGATCCCGGTTGCAGGCAGCGACAAGCCGGCGCTGCAGCCGCAGGCAACGCAGGAACAGGCCGAGGGCTTTGCGAGCCTCGTCGGCAAGGTGCCGTTGAAGGAACTGATCCGCGAGTCGCTCGACGTGGTGGAGAAGATCTGCATCGAGGCCGCGCTTGACCAGACCAACAACAACCGCGCCAGCGCTGCCGAAATGCTCGGCCTGTCGCGGCAGAGCCTCTACATCAAGCTGAGGCGCTATGGGCTGGAGAACTATCGGCCCGGCTCCTGA
- the bchF gene encoding 2-vinyl bacteriochlorophyllide hydratase, producing MTDAGYGTPAPVGLLYTEEERQRRDRTVWTLVQGILAPVQFVVFLVSLGLILHFLVTGRGQMPAEVSVVVKTLTLYAIMVTGAIWEKEVFGCYLFARPFFWEDVFSILVLALHTAYLAALFLALLSPAGLMLLALAAYATYLVNAGQFLWKLRLARLDHAARQAQALSPDGPALRPALQPALKPAGAAR from the coding sequence ATGACTGACGCGGGATACGGCACACCAGCACCGGTGGGGCTGCTCTACACCGAAGAAGAGCGGCAGCGGCGCGACCGGACCGTCTGGACGCTGGTCCAGGGCATCCTGGCGCCCGTCCAGTTCGTCGTCTTTCTGGTCAGTCTCGGTCTCATCCTGCATTTCCTCGTCACAGGACGCGGCCAGATGCCCGCAGAGGTCTCGGTGGTCGTCAAGACGCTGACGCTCTATGCGATCATGGTCACGGGCGCGATCTGGGAGAAGGAAGTCTTCGGCTGCTACCTGTTCGCGCGGCCGTTCTTCTGGGAAGACGTGTTTTCCATTCTGGTGCTGGCGCTGCACACGGCCTATCTGGCCGCGCTGTTCCTGGCGCTGCTGTCGCCGGCCGGGCTGATGCTGCTGGCGCTGGCCGCCTATGCCACCTACCTCGTCAATGCCGGACAGTTCCTCTGGAAGCTGCGCCTTGCCCGTCTCGACCATGCGGCCCGGCAGGCGCAGGCATTGTCCCCGGACGGGCCCGCGCTGCGGCCGGCCCTGCAGCCAGCCCTGAAGCCGGCAGGAGCGGCCCGATGA